The region GAATAGTCGCCCGAGCCGAAGAGCTGCACGTCGCCCACGCCCTGCACCCGCGCGAGACGGTCCTTCACGTTGAGCAGCGCGTAGTTGCGCAGGTAGGTCATGTCGTAGCGGTGGTTGGGCGAGAGCAGGTGCACCACCATCGTGAGGTCGGGCGAGCTCTTGATCGTGGTGACGCCCAGGCGCCGCACTTCCTCGGGCAGGCGCGGTTCGGCCTGGCCCACGCGGTTCTGCACGAGCTGCGTGGCCTTGTCGGGGTCGGTGCCGAGCTTGAAGGTGACGTTGAGCGTCATCAGCCCGTCGGTCGTGGCCTGGCTGCTCATGTAGAGCAGGCCTTCCACGCCGTTGATGGATTCCTCCAGCGGCGTGGCCACTGTCTCGGCGATCACCTTCGGGTTGGCGCCGGGGTAGTTGGCGCGCACGACCACCGAGGGCGGCACGACTTCCGGATATTCGGAGATGGGCAGGCCCGGCAGGGCGATCAGCCCCGCGAGGAACACCAGCAGCGAGAGCACGCCGGCGAAGATCGGCCGGTCGATGAAGAAGCGGGAGAGGTTCATGCCTTGCTTTCCATGGGGACGGCCTGGGGCTGCACGACCGCGCCGGGGCGCACGCGCTGCAGGCCGTTGACGACGATGCGCTCGCCGGTCTTCAGGCCGCTGCTCACGATGCGCAGGCCGTCGACGGAAGCGCCGAGCGTGACTTCGCGGTACTCGGCCTTGTTGCCCTCGCCGACCACGAGCACGTACTTCTTGTTCTGGTCCGTGCCGACCGCACGCTCGTTTACCAGCAGGGCGCGGACGGTCTGCGCCTGCCCCATGCGGATGCGCGCGAACTGGCCGGGCATCAGCGCGCCGTCCTTGTTGTCGAAGGCGGCGCGCACGCGCACGGTGCCGCTCTTGGCATCGACCTGGTTGTCGATCAGCTGCAGCCGCCCCTGGTAGGGCGTCTCGCTGCTTGCACTGGTGCCCATCTGCACGGGGATGTTGCCGATCAGCGTGCGCGCGCTGGAGCCGCCGGGCATGCTGCCCAGGGCCTTGGTGACGATCTGTTCGTCGGTGTCGAAGCTCGCGTAGATCGGGCTCACCGACACCAGCGTGGTGAGGACGGGCGCGCCGGGGCCGGCCGCGACGAGGTTGCCCGTCGTCACTTCGAGTTTACCGATGCGCCCGGACACGGGCGCGCGCACCTGCGTGTAGCCCAGGCTCAGGCGCGCGCTTTCGCGCAGGGCCTGCGCCGCGCGCAGGTTGGCCTGAGCCTCGCGCAGCCCGTTGAGCCGGTCTTCGTATTCGCGCTGCGAGATCGCCTTGTCGTCCCACAGGCGCTGCGCGCGTTCGTGGTCGCTCTGCGCATGCGTGAGGCGCGCCTGCGCGGCGCCGACCTGCGCGTCCGCGCGCTCGACTTCTGCCGCGTAGGGGGCGGGGTCGATGGTGATCAGCAGGTCGCCTTTTTGCACCAGCGCGCCTTCGCGGAAGTGCACGGCCTGGATCGCGCCGGCGACGCGCGAGCGCACGTCGACGCGTTCGACCGCTTCGAGGCGCCCGGAGAATTCGTCCCACGCGGTGACCTCGCGTTCCGCCACGGCGGCCACCGAGACGGGGACGGCCTGCGCGGCCGCTTCGTTGGCGGTGGCCTGTGCCTTCGGGCCGCCCAGGCCCACCACCGCCGAAGCGATGGCGGTGAATGCGGTGAGCGCGCCCACCGAAGCCCACAGCCGCCGCTGGCGAGGCGAGTGGGTCTTGTTGTCGTCGTGGTTGTCGGTCATGGTTTCTTCCTTTTCAAAATGTCCGGGCAAAGCGGGGCCATCGGCGCCGTTCCGAGAAGTCTCGGGATGGACACCGTGTCAATGTCAATCGAAGGGTCGTTAGTGGGGCGGCGGCGTCGCTGCGTTAAGGAACGTGCGCAGGTGGCCGAGCACCGCAGCCTGGCAGGGACGCTGCGAACAGCTGTCCGCCAAGGCATCGGGCCAGCCCGTTTCCTGGGGGATCATTCCGCTCGTGACGGCGATGCCCGCGGCCTGCAGCCGCTGCGCATAGGCCACGGCCTCGTCGCGCATCGGGTCGTCCGCGGCGCTCAGGACGAGGGCGGGCGGCAGGCCGGCCAGCCGCGTCGCGTGGGCCGGCACCGCGTAGGGATGCTCGGCGTCGTTCGGCTTGCGCAGGTATTGCTGCCAGCCATCGGCCCACTTGCAGGCCGTGCCGCACGCCATGGTTTCGCGCAGGGACGCCGTGCCCACGCACGGGTCCAGCATCGGCGCCACCAGGATCTGGCCGGCGAGCGGCGGATGGCCGCGGTCTCGCGCAACCATCGCCACGGCCGCGGCCAGGTTGCCGCCCGCTTCGTCACCCGCCAGGTGCACGCGCGCACCGGCGCCGCCCAGTTTGGTGCGCTGCTTGTATATCCATTCCAGCGCGGCGTAGCCCGCTTCCACCGCATCGGGAAAGCGGTGTTCCGGGGCGAGCGGGTAGGCCACCGACACGACGACCGCGCCTGCCTCTTCCAGCAGGCGGGCCATGCACGCGCCGCTGTCGAGGTCGCCGCTCACGAAGGCGCCGCCGTGGAAGTGCAGCACCACCGGCGAGCCCGTCCCGGCGCGTTTGCGCCCGTAGATGCGCGCCTGCATCGGTGCGCGGCCGGGCGTATCGAGGGTGGTGTCCTTTTCCATGCGTCGAATATAGGCACGCCCCGCCTGCGGATAAAGACCCCTCCCGCCAGTTCTGTGTTTCCAATCCGGGAACAATGCCGGGGTTGCGAGCCAGGAGGGCCGATGGACCAGATACAGACGATGCGTGTGTTCGTGCGCGTGGTGGAAGCGGGCAGCTTCACCAAGGCGGCGGAGTCGCTCGCCCTCCCCAAGGGCACCGTGACGAAGCTCGTCCAGCACCTGGAAGGACGGCTGAAGGTCAAGCTGCTCAATCGCACCACGCGCCGCGTGACCGTCACACCCGACGGCGCGGCGTATTACGAGCGCACCGCGCGCCTGCTCAACGACCTGGACGACATCGAGGCCGGCATGGCCAACGCGCAGGCCTCGCCCAGCGGGCGGCTGCGCGTGGACGTGGGCGCATCGGTGGCGCGGCACATCGTGGTGCCCGCGCTGCCCGGCTTCTACGAGCGCTACCCGGACATCCAGCTGGACCTGGGCGTGAGCGACCGCGTGGTCGACCTGATCAGCGACAACGTGGACGCCGTGATCCGCGTGGGCGACCTCACCGACCAGTCGCTCGTCGCGCGGCGCATCGGGAACCTGTCGCTGCTCACCGTGGCGTCGCCCGGCTACCTGAAGCTGCACGGCACGCCCCTGCACCCCTCCGAGCTGGAGAACGGCAATCACCGCACGGTGAGCTTCTTTTCCTCCGCCACCGGGCGGCCGCATCCGCACGTCTTCGAGAAGGACGGCGAGACGCTGGAGCTCACCGCCCGCTACAAGGTCGCGGTGAACGACAGCAATGCGCACACCATGGCGATCCTGGCGGGCCTGGGCGTCTCGCAGACCGCGGTGTTCGCGGCGGCGCCCTACCTCGCCAGCGGCGAACTGGTGGAAGTCCTGGCGGACTGGAAGCGGCCGGCGCTGGCGGTGCACGTGGTGTATCCGCCCAACCGCCACCTGAACGCCAAGACGCGCGCGTTCGTCGACTGGGCGGCCGAGCTGTTCGCGCGGCATCCGCACCTCACCCGGCCCTGAGCCGATCCGAAGCGAATCGAACTTGCGCCCGCGCGCGCACTCGGGTCCAATCTCGGGCCATGACCGGCGCCGGCCCGCTCCCCCTCAACGTGTCCGCCCCCCGCGAGCGCGAGGCGCGCCTGCGCCAGTACGCGGGGGCGTTCGAGGACGCGCTGGTGGGCATGACGGTGCTCGGGCTGGACCACAAGCGGCTGGCCGTGAACCGCGCGTTCTGCCAGTTCGTCGGCTACAGCGCGCAGGAGCTCGAAGGGATGTCCATGCGCGAGCTTGTGCACCCGGAGGACATCGACGAGGACTGGCGGCAGTTCGCGCTCCTGCTCGACGGCGCCAAGGAAAGCTACCGGCGCGACAAGCGCTACATGCACAAGCATGGGCATGCGGTGTGGGCCGACTTCAGCTGCACGCTCGCGCGGGACCATCAGGGCGCGCCGCTCTTTTTCGTGACGCAGGTGCTGGACATCACCGAACGCAAGGGCGCGGAGCAGCAGCTGCGCGACATGCAGTCGATGCTGCACCTGGCCGCCCAGGTGGGCCGCCTCGGTGCCTGGGCGTGGGAAGTGGGCTCGCCCACGCTCGCATGGTCCGCCGAGGCTTGCGCCATCTACGAAGTGCCCCCCGGCTTCATGCCCACGCCGCACCAGGCCGTGGACTTCACGGTGCCTGCGCAGAGGGAGAGCCTGCGCGCGACGATCGCGCAGTGCCTGCGCAGCGGGAGCCCCTTCGACACGGAGGTCGAGATCGTCGCCGCGCGGGGCCGCCGGCTGTGGGTGCGGGTGATCTGCGAGGCCGAGTGGGACGGCTCGGGGCAGGTGCGGCGCCTTCAGGGCGCGGTGCAGGACATCTCGGAGGCCCGTGCCGCGCGCCACGAGATCCTGCGGCTCAACGCCGAGCTGGAGGAACGCGTGCTGCAGCGCACCGCCCAGCTGGAATCGGCCAATCGCGAGCTGGAAGCGTTCTCCTATTCGATCGCGCACGACCTGCGCGGTCCGCTCAGCTCGATCGACGGGTTCAGCAATACGCTGGAAGCCAGCGCGGGCGCGGTGCTCGACGAAAAATCGCTGCACTACCTGCGGCGCATCCGCGCCGGCGTGCGCCAGCTGAGCGATCTCACGGACGGCCTGCTGTCGCTCGCCCACCTCTCGCGTGCGGACCTGCAGCCGGCCGGGATCGACCTCGCGCAACTCGCGCGGCGCGAGATCGATGCGATGCGCCGCCGCGACCCGCATCGTGTCGTGCATGTCGTCATTCCGCAGGTGTTGCCGGTCCGCGGCGATGCGCGGCTGGTGTCGCAGGCGCTGTTCCACCTGCTCGACAATGCCTGGAAGTTCACCTCGAAGCGCGAGAGCGCGCACATCGAGCTGGGCAGCAAGGCGGGCCCCGACGGCGAGGCGATCTACTTCGTGCGCGACGACGGCGTGGGCTTCGACATGGCCTACGCGTCAAAGATGTTCGAGGCCTTCCACCGCATCCACGCGGCCGACGACTTCCCGGGCGTGGGCCTGGGGCTCGCGGTGGTGCAACGGATCGTCTCGCGCCACGGGGGGCGCGTCTGGGGCGAGGCCGCGCCCGGGCTGGGCGCGACGATCTACTTCACGTTGGGCCGGCCTACACGTTCATGATGGTGACGGCGCGCGCATTGAGGTACGCGTCCATCGCCTCGGGGCCGCCCTCGGAGCCGTAGCCGGAATCCTTCACGCCGCCGAAAGGCATCTCGGCCGAGGGGAGGGCGGGCATGTTGATCCACATCATGCCGACTTCCACCTTGCGGGCGAGCAGGTCCGCGTTCTTCAGGGACTTGGTGAAGCCGTAGCCTGCCAGGCCGTAGGGCAGGCGGTTGGATTCGGCGATCGCCTCTTCCAGCGTGTTGAAGCCGCGAATCGCGGCCATCGGGCCGAAGGGCTCGTCATTGAACACCCTGGCTTCGAGCGGCACGTCCGTGAGGATGGTGGGCTGCCAGAAGTTGCCGGAGTCGCCGATGCGCTCGCCGCCCGTGGCGACGGTCGCGCCGTGCTTCACCGCGTCCTGCGTGAATTCGGCCATCGCGGTCACGCGGCGCGGGTTCGCGAGCGGGCCCATGGTCGTGCCTTCCTCGGCGCCGTTGCCGACCTTGAGGCTTTGCGAGTACTGCACCAGCGCGGCCGCGAAGTCCTTCTTGATGCTCTCGTGCACCAGGAAGCGCGTGGGCGAGATGCACACCTGGCCCGCGTTGCGGAACTTGGCCGCGCCGGCGGACTTGACGGCCAGCGCGATGTCCGCGTCTTCCGCGACGATCACCGGGGCGTGGCCGCCGAGCTCCATGGTCACGCGCTTCATGTACTTGCCCGCGAGCGCGGCGAGCTGCTTGCCCACCGGCGTGGAGCCGGTGAAGGTGATCTTGCGGATCACCGGGTGCGGGATCAGGTAGTTGGAGATGTCGGCCGGGTTGCCGTACACCAGGCCCAGCACGCCGGGCGGCAGGCCGGCGTCGTGGAAGGCGCGGATCAGCTCGGCGGGCGCGGCCGGGGTTTCTTCCGGCGCCTTCACGATCATCGAGCAGCCGGTGGCGAGCGCGGCGGCCATCTTGCGCACCACCTGGTTGATCGGGAAGTTCCACGGGGTGAACGCGGCGACGGGGCCGACCGGGTCCTTCAGGACCATCTGGCGCGCGGCGAGGTTGAAGCGCGACGGCACGATGCGGCCGTAGGTGCGCAGGCCTTCGTCGGCGAACCATTCGATGATGTCGGCGGCGGCCATGGCCTCGCCCTTGGCTTCGACCAGGGGCTTGCCCTGCTCCTGCGTGAGGATCGCGCCGATGGCGGCCGCGCGCTCGCGCATCAGGCCGGCGGCCTTGCGCATGATCTTGTTGCGCTCGATGGCGGGCGTGTCACGCCATTTTTCGAACCCCTTGACCGTGGCGGACAGCGCGCGGTCCAGGTCGGCGGTGGACGCATGCGCGACGCGGCCGATTTCCTTGCCGGTGGCCGGGTTGAAGACGGCGATGGTCTTGCCGTCCGCGGCATCCTGCCACTCGCCGTTGATGAAGAGTTGGGTGTTGGGGTAGCTCATCGCGTGATTCCTCTAAAAACGGGGTCGAA is a window of Caenimonas aquaedulcis DNA encoding:
- a CDS encoding efflux RND transporter periplasmic adaptor subunit; this encodes MTDNHDDNKTHSPRQRRLWASVGALTAFTAIASAVVGLGGPKAQATANEAAAQAVPVSVAAVAEREVTAWDEFSGRLEAVERVDVRSRVAGAIQAVHFREGALVQKGDLLITIDPAPYAAEVERADAQVGAAQARLTHAQSDHERAQRLWDDKAISQREYEDRLNGLREAQANLRAAQALRESARLSLGYTQVRAPVSGRIGKLEVTTGNLVAAGPGAPVLTTLVSVSPIYASFDTDEQIVTKALGSMPGGSSARTLIGNIPVQMGTSASSETPYQGRLQLIDNQVDAKSGTVRVRAAFDNKDGALMPGQFARIRMGQAQTVRALLVNERAVGTDQNKKYVLVVGEGNKAEYREVTLGASVDGLRIVSSGLKTGERIVVNGLQRVRPGAVVQPQAVPMESKA
- a CDS encoding alpha/beta hydrolase; amino-acid sequence: MEKDTTLDTPGRAPMQARIYGRKRAGTGSPVVLHFHGGAFVSGDLDSGACMARLLEEAGAVVVSVAYPLAPEHRFPDAVEAGYAALEWIYKQRTKLGGAGARVHLAGDEAGGNLAAAVAMVARDRGHPPLAGQILVAPMLDPCVGTASLRETMACGTACKWADGWQQYLRKPNDAEHPYAVPAHATRLAGLPPALVLSAADDPMRDEAVAYAQRLQAAGIAVTSGMIPQETGWPDALADSCSQRPCQAAVLGHLRTFLNAATPPPH
- a CDS encoding LysR family transcriptional regulator, whose product is MDQIQTMRVFVRVVEAGSFTKAAESLALPKGTVTKLVQHLEGRLKVKLLNRTTRRVTVTPDGAAYYERTARLLNDLDDIEAGMANAQASPSGRLRVDVGASVARHIVVPALPGFYERYPDIQLDLGVSDRVVDLISDNVDAVIRVGDLTDQSLVARRIGNLSLLTVASPGYLKLHGTPLHPSELENGNHRTVSFFSSATGRPHPHVFEKDGETLELTARYKVAVNDSNAHTMAILAGLGVSQTAVFAAAPYLASGELVEVLADWKRPALAVHVVYPPNRHLNAKTRAFVDWAAELFARHPHLTRP
- a CDS encoding sensor histidine kinase; the encoded protein is MTGAGPLPLNVSAPREREARLRQYAGAFEDALVGMTVLGLDHKRLAVNRAFCQFVGYSAQELEGMSMRELVHPEDIDEDWRQFALLLDGAKESYRRDKRYMHKHGHAVWADFSCTLARDHQGAPLFFVTQVLDITERKGAEQQLRDMQSMLHLAAQVGRLGAWAWEVGSPTLAWSAEACAIYEVPPGFMPTPHQAVDFTVPAQRESLRATIAQCLRSGSPFDTEVEIVAARGRRLWVRVICEAEWDGSGQVRRLQGAVQDISEARAARHEILRLNAELEERVLQRTAQLESANRELEAFSYSIAHDLRGPLSSIDGFSNTLEASAGAVLDEKSLHYLRRIRAGVRQLSDLTDGLLSLAHLSRADLQPAGIDLAQLARREIDAMRRRDPHRVVHVVIPQVLPVRGDARLVSQALFHLLDNAWKFTSKRESAHIELGSKAGPDGEAIYFVRDDGVGFDMAYASKMFEAFHRIHAADDFPGVGLGLAVVQRIVSRHGGRVWGEAAPGLGATIYFTLGRPTRS
- a CDS encoding NAD-dependent succinate-semialdehyde dehydrogenase; the protein is MSYPNTQLFINGEWQDAADGKTIAVFNPATGKEIGRVAHASTADLDRALSATVKGFEKWRDTPAIERNKIMRKAAGLMRERAAAIGAILTQEQGKPLVEAKGEAMAAADIIEWFADEGLRTYGRIVPSRFNLAARQMVLKDPVGPVAAFTPWNFPINQVVRKMAAALATGCSMIVKAPEETPAAPAELIRAFHDAGLPPGVLGLVYGNPADISNYLIPHPVIRKITFTGSTPVGKQLAALAGKYMKRVTMELGGHAPVIVAEDADIALAVKSAGAAKFRNAGQVCISPTRFLVHESIKKDFAAALVQYSQSLKVGNGAEEGTTMGPLANPRRVTAMAEFTQDAVKHGATVATGGERIGDSGNFWQPTILTDVPLEARVFNDEPFGPMAAIRGFNTLEEAIAESNRLPYGLAGYGFTKSLKNADLLARKVEVGMMWINMPALPSAEMPFGGVKDSGYGSEGGPEAMDAYLNARAVTIMNV